One window of bacterium genomic DNA carries:
- a CDS encoding DUF4115 domain-containing protein — MNAESEKTADVERLRELLLGTDRARVRHLESEVSELRRQLADRESLIAALNPVIGDLLERKIAGSGPEMAEIVAPLMGPAIKQQVAESKDEMVEALYPVIGQTVRRAVAEAMRKLVAQINQRLDKAFNLQATWARMKARMLGLPEPLAVIPQVFPFTIEQLFLIDQRSGLLIAHVPAETGAQSNGKLQMVSGMLTAIQDFTKDAFGPDHEGDLHEVRYGDKTIFVVANPPAFLAAVTAGTPPMQFADKLRGLLRRIHNTWHRELREFSGDASALLSARQPMHKFITAFSLPAPPKQARLPAGRLPWYRTTPARAAFAAAAGLALLTTVWLAWQPAGTSAPPQTQSTAQVAAPQILPLPPPLRLEARLHGRVWMKVIADGRDSTDFIFRRGEIYAWQGEQQFRVQVGNAGQTELFLNGSHLGSLGEVQQAVTLQITSQGIVARE, encoded by the coding sequence ATGAACGCGGAATCAGAAAAAACCGCCGACGTCGAGCGTTTGCGCGAGCTGTTGTTGGGCACCGACCGTGCGCGCGTGCGACACCTCGAAAGCGAAGTGAGTGAACTTCGCCGCCAGCTTGCGGATCGTGAGTCGCTGATCGCCGCGCTCAACCCCGTCATCGGTGATTTGCTCGAGCGCAAGATTGCCGGCTCCGGCCCGGAGATGGCGGAAATCGTGGCGCCGCTGATGGGTCCGGCGATCAAGCAGCAGGTGGCGGAATCCAAAGACGAGATGGTCGAGGCGCTCTATCCGGTGATCGGCCAGACCGTGCGCCGCGCCGTCGCCGAGGCGATGCGCAAACTCGTCGCCCAAATCAACCAGCGGCTGGACAAAGCCTTCAACCTGCAGGCCACCTGGGCGCGCATGAAAGCGCGCATGCTGGGCCTGCCTGAGCCGCTTGCCGTCATTCCGCAAGTCTTCCCCTTCACCATCGAACAGCTTTTTCTCATCGATCAACGCTCGGGCTTGTTGATAGCGCATGTGCCCGCCGAAACCGGCGCGCAGAGCAACGGCAAGCTGCAGATGGTGAGCGGCATGCTCACGGCGATTCAAGATTTCACCAAGGACGCTTTTGGACCGGATCATGAGGGCGACCTGCATGAAGTCCGCTACGGCGACAAGACCATTTTCGTCGTCGCCAATCCGCCGGCGTTTCTTGCGGCCGTGACCGCCGGAACGCCGCCGATGCAATTTGCCGACAAGCTGCGCGGCTTGCTGCGCCGGATTCACAACACCTGGCACCGCGAGCTGCGCGAGTTTTCCGGCGACGCCTCCGCGTTGTTGTCGGCGCGCCAGCCCATGCACAAGTTCATCACCGCCTTCTCGCTGCCGGCGCCGCCCAAGCAGGCACGCCTGCCGGCCGGGCGCCTGCCATGGTATCGCACCACTCCAGCAAGAGCAGCATTTGCTGCGGCAGCAGGATTGGCATTGCTCACTACGGTGTGGCTCGCCTGGCAACCGGCAGGCACGTCCGCTCCGCCGCAAACGCAAAGCACGGCGCAGGTGGCGGCGCCGCAGATTTTGCCGCTCCCGCCGCCGCTGCGCCTGGAAGCGCGGCTGCACGGCCGCGTGTGGATGAAGGTGATTGCCGACGGCCGCGACTCAACGGATTTCATTTTTCGGCGCGGAGAAATCTATGCCTGGCAGGGCGAGCAGCAATTTCGCGTGCAAGTCGGCAACGCCGGGCAGACCGAACTTTTTTTGAATGGCAGCCACCTCGGCAGTTTGGGAGAGGTGCAGCAGGCGGTCACGCTGCAGATCACGTCTCAGGGCATCGTCGCGAGAGAGTAA
- a CDS encoding DUF6524 family protein has translation MNKTEFGWGGFLLRFVIAFVLVYATYNPEGFSYFHWAIQPVTQVPVTTLSAINPLKVLAGLGLFALWVIYLQATNRALGFKGAVLAAALLGCLIWVLIYWDVFTPRGTRAISHLVLVVLSLVLAIGVSWSHLTRRFTGQVDIDEVGGK, from the coding sequence ATGAACAAAACCGAATTCGGCTGGGGCGGCTTTCTGCTGCGCTTTGTGATCGCGTTTGTCCTGGTGTATGCCACCTACAATCCCGAAGGATTCTCCTACTTTCATTGGGCGATTCAGCCGGTCACCCAAGTGCCGGTGACCACCTTGAGCGCCATCAATCCGCTCAAGGTGTTGGCGGGCCTCGGCCTGTTTGCTCTGTGGGTGATCTACTTGCAGGCGACGAATCGCGCCCTGGGTTTCAAAGGCGCAGTGCTCGCCGCCGCGCTGCTGGGCTGTCTCATTTGGGTGTTGATCTACTGGGACGTGTTCACGCCGCGCGGCACGCGCGCCATTTCCCATCTTGTGCTGGTGGTGTTGTCGCTGGTTTTGGCCATCGGCGTGTCCTGGTCGCATCTCACGCGGCGCTTCACCGGCCAGGTTGACATTGATGAAGTCGGCGGGAAATGA
- a CDS encoding GlsB/YeaQ/YmgE family stress response membrane protein, with protein MLYTILIGLVVGAIAKFIMPGKDPGGIIVTILLGIGGSVLATYLGQWLKIYAEGQTAQFVGSVVGAILILFVYRLLTKKRS; from the coding sequence ATGCTGTACACTATCCTGATTGGCCTGGTGGTTGGCGCGATCGCAAAATTCATCATGCCGGGCAAAGATCCCGGCGGCATTATCGTGACGATCCTGTTGGGCATCGGCGGGTCGGTGCTGGCCACTTACCTCGGACAGTGGCTCAAAATCTACGCCGAAGGCCAGACCGCACAGTTCGTCGGTTCGGTCGTTGGGGCCATCTTGATTCTGTTCGTGTATCGTCTCCTCACCAAGAAACGGAGTTGA
- a CDS encoding CHAT domain-containing protein — MNLATASLLSNIRRRWRRSPRLPLAAAAVIWLSHAFYHTAASPFPLQREGVVALLSKTPFDFYQLDLQRRLAAYGAQGRVDSIRQVVQQYPYHAGVIFHNFLERSLFLTFNQQPDSARLLAAVARTLAQDLAEVQSDSFFQQRYARLTSLQLSRPTALHAWVAAQAVFMRGIRLDSTNVPFNLQCLNYAHTRFQRLDDHKQAADNLWWLCTYYFRVIHDDDQALAIAHQWLALSRAIGYRDGELQAAMLLAEIYDARQAADSANACFNLAAARAQQLGNPYALARLLDIRVLQAIERSKFPEAIALLHRLLQFSREINFRALEGITHASAARVYHLLADYDQALAHLDSSIVRVRQLNHRVDLPPLLLHQADILVELGEWQRALALADSALRMYQAQDHVYEVARTHGLIGLIHLGQRDFKRARAAQERGLSLLAERKAAEVKMELCNNHGEIALQQERAAEAKQAFAEAEGLWESPRGDRELSRARLGLGQAALAMREYGQARQLFEQELARSEAGQQRDLVWKCHLGLARAYEGLQEVEAAQNHYSQASTALEKIRDTVGRMDFNMSYFSTVQEVFDSAIFFALTVAQDRGMALAFMEKARARNIVDLLRRQQVQTSMPAGVTTAPRDSALVILQPNPAALQQLLDDSTVVVAYRVMRRHLIIAALDRTSYDIEYLPLDQTALREAVQRFRCILGVEDLRDFRQRRQRDPHSLWQETRRAGEALYRQLVAPVAGRLTQARTVYFIPDDVLYYLPFAALAEGQEGRFLIEKHALAYAPSFTALQLILQRTQPFALQATDSLLALALRSRTIPFAAQEVDTVARFFPNAHSQISERWTRPALATRLHGFRGIAHLAVHADVDDSQPLQSYLLLDERHRSLVAARRNAGGEIARAFRRDRRLPISDDDTLHVLRAAEVLNLDGAGLKLVVLSACNTALGRHLSGEGMMGLTQAFLCAGTQRLLTTLWQVDDQSTYELMPRFYRPLARGVTPARALQAAQIETIRKLEKEAGYALPYFWAAFVLTGRAD, encoded by the coding sequence GTGAATCTCGCTACCGCATCTTTGCTCAGCAACATCCGGCGACGTTGGCGCCGCTCGCCGCGGCTGCCGTTGGCGGCGGCGGCGGTGATTTGGCTGTCGCATGCTTTCTATCACACCGCTGCTTCTCCTTTCCCCTTGCAGCGCGAGGGCGTTGTTGCCTTGCTCAGCAAGACCCCCTTCGATTTCTACCAACTCGATTTGCAGCGGCGCCTGGCGGCATACGGCGCGCAGGGCCGGGTCGATTCCATCCGCCAGGTCGTGCAGCAATATCCCTATCATGCCGGCGTCATCTTTCACAACTTCCTCGAACGCAGCCTGTTTCTCACGTTCAATCAGCAGCCGGATTCCGCACGTTTGTTGGCAGCCGTTGCCCGCACTCTCGCCCAGGATCTGGCAGAGGTTCAAAGCGACAGCTTTTTCCAGCAGCGCTACGCGCGGCTGACGTCTTTGCAGCTTTCCCGCCCCACGGCGTTGCACGCCTGGGTGGCGGCGCAAGCCGTGTTCATGCGCGGCATCCGCCTGGATTCCACCAACGTTCCGTTCAATCTCCAGTGCCTGAATTACGCCCACACCCGTTTCCAGCGCCTCGATGATCACAAACAGGCGGCAGACAACCTGTGGTGGCTCTGCACTTACTATTTTCGCGTCATTCATGATGACGACCAGGCGCTGGCGATTGCGCACCAATGGCTTGCGCTGAGCCGCGCCATCGGCTATCGCGACGGCGAACTTCAGGCGGCCATGCTGCTGGCGGAGATCTATGACGCCCGCCAGGCAGCGGATTCCGCCAACGCCTGCTTCAATCTCGCGGCCGCACGCGCGCAACAGCTCGGCAATCCTTATGCGCTGGCGCGACTGCTGGATATTCGTGTTCTGCAGGCCATCGAGCGCAGTAAATTTCCCGAGGCCATCGCGCTGCTGCATCGCCTGCTGCAGTTCTCGCGGGAGATCAACTTCCGCGCGCTGGAGGGCATCACCCATGCCTCGGCTGCCCGCGTGTATCACCTGCTCGCGGATTATGACCAGGCGCTGGCGCATCTCGATTCCAGCATCGTGCGCGTGCGGCAATTGAATCATCGCGTGGATTTGCCGCCCTTGCTGCTGCACCAGGCTGACATTCTTGTGGAACTGGGTGAATGGCAACGCGCGCTCGCGCTGGCCGATTCGGCGTTGCGCATGTATCAGGCGCAAGACCACGTCTATGAGGTGGCCAGAACCCACGGCTTGATCGGCTTGATTCATCTGGGCCAGCGGGATTTCAAACGCGCCCGCGCCGCGCAAGAGCGCGGACTGAGCCTGCTGGCGGAGAGGAAGGCAGCCGAGGTGAAGATGGAGCTGTGCAACAATCACGGTGAGATTGCCCTGCAGCAAGAGAGAGCCGCGGAGGCCAAGCAAGCGTTTGCCGAGGCGGAAGGACTTTGGGAATCCCCGCGTGGTGATCGCGAATTGTCACGCGCGCGGCTGGGCCTGGGCCAGGCTGCGCTTGCCATGCGTGAATATGGCCAAGCCCGGCAGCTTTTCGAACAAGAACTCGCCCGTAGCGAGGCCGGACAGCAGCGCGATTTGGTGTGGAAATGCCACCTCGGGCTGGCACGGGCATACGAAGGTCTGCAGGAAGTCGAGGCGGCGCAGAATCATTACAGCCAGGCCAGCACGGCGCTCGAAAAGATCCGTGACACTGTCGGCCGCATGGATTTCAACATGAGCTACTTCAGCACGGTTCAGGAGGTTTTCGACTCCGCGATTTTCTTTGCGTTGACGGTGGCGCAAGATCGCGGTATGGCGCTGGCGTTCATGGAAAAAGCGCGTGCTCGCAACATCGTTGATTTGCTGCGCCGGCAGCAGGTGCAGACCAGCATGCCCGCCGGCGTCACCACTGCGCCGCGCGATTCCGCGCTCGTCATTTTGCAACCAAATCCCGCTGCACTGCAGCAGTTGCTCGATGATTCGACGGTGGTGGTGGCTTATCGCGTGATGCGCCGCCACTTGATCATCGCAGCGCTGGACCGGACCAGTTATGACATCGAATATCTGCCGCTGGATCAAACCGCGTTGCGCGAAGCAGTGCAACGATTCCGTTGCATTCTTGGCGTGGAAGATCTGAGGGATTTTCGCCAGCGCAGGCAGCGGGATCCGCACTCTCTCTGGCAGGAGACACGGCGGGCAGGCGAGGCTTTGTACCGCCAGCTTGTTGCACCCGTCGCCGGCCGCCTCACGCAGGCGCGCACGGTTTACTTCATTCCTGATGATGTGCTGTACTATCTGCCCTTTGCCGCGCTGGCGGAAGGGCAGGAGGGCCGTTTCCTGATTGAGAAGCATGCCCTCGCCTATGCGCCGAGTTTCACCGCCCTGCAGCTCATTTTGCAGCGTACTCAGCCGTTTGCCTTGCAGGCGACGGATTCGCTGCTGGCGCTCGCGTTGCGCTCGCGCACCATTCCCTTTGCGGCGCAGGAAGTCGACACGGTTGCGCGCTTCTTCCCAAACGCCCATTCCCAAATCAGCGAACGTTGGACGCGGCCTGCGCTGGCCACGCGCCTCCACGGCTTTCGCGGAATTGCGCATCTTGCGGTGCATGCCGACGTGGATGACAGCCAGCCGCTGCAATCCTATCTGCTGCTGGATGAACGCCACCGCAGCCTCGTCGCCGCGCGCCGCAATGCGGGCGGGGAAATCGCGCGGGCATTCCGCCGCGACCGCCGTCTCCCCATTTCTGATGACGACACGCTCCACGTCCTGCGCGCGGCTGAGGTGCTCAACCTCGACGGTGCTGGCCTCAAGTTGGTGGTGCTTTCCGCCTGCAACACGGCACTGGGGCGGCACCTCAGCGGCGAAGGCATGATGGGATTGACGCAGGCATTTCTGTGCGCTGGCACGCAACGGCTGCTGACCACGCTGTGGCAGGTTGATGATCAAAGCACGTATGAATTGATGCCGCGATTTTACCGCCCGCTGGCGCGAGGCGTGACGCCGGCGCGGGCGCTGCAGGCCGCCCAGATCGAAACCATTCGCAAATTGGAAAAAGAAGCCGGCTATGCTTTGCCGTACTTTTGGGCCGCCTTTGTCTTAACCGGCCGCGCGGATTGA
- a CDS encoding OmpA family protein, whose product MMSKKILSGILAVLVLSSFAIGQDRAGSVAFGVRGGITNYQGDDYDSAKQRPYGSVLAEYYLTNRFSQETALNIGELAGETGANDFKSVASSLSLMGRFALLGGGFRPYLAAGAELVGIDPEGENNDNHDRTSFAFPVGGGVSLGLGENVTFDVRGLYHYSLDDRYDGLDTESANDAFLTGTAGLTWITGGNPDKDGDGLSKKEEKARGTNPNLADTDGDGLSDGEEVNVYKTDPLKADSDGDGLSDSDELKKYNTNANKADSDGDGLSDGDEVLKHRTNASNADSDGDGLNDGAEINTHKTDALKADTDGDGLSDGREVTQTKSDPLKADTDGGSVNDGAEVTRGSDPLNAEDDVPKVAKVEETLQVEVGKAIVLEGVVFKSGSAEISPESEAILVKAFNTLNENAEIAVEIQGHTDNRGGRALNTRLSLARAEAVKAYLVRKGIAANRITTKGFGPDKPVASNDTAEGRQQNRRIEFFRVK is encoded by the coding sequence ATGATGTCCAAAAAAATTCTATCGGGTATCCTGGCGGTGTTGGTGCTCAGCTCGTTTGCGATTGGCCAGGATCGCGCGGGTTCCGTCGCCTTTGGTGTGCGGGGCGGCATCACAAACTACCAAGGCGATGATTATGATTCCGCCAAGCAGCGTCCCTATGGCAGCGTGCTGGCGGAGTACTACCTCACCAATCGTTTCTCGCAAGAAACAGCGCTGAACATCGGGGAATTGGCCGGCGAGACCGGTGCCAACGATTTCAAGTCGGTTGCGAGCAGCTTGAGCCTGATGGGCCGTTTCGCGCTGCTCGGCGGCGGTTTTCGCCCCTATCTGGCGGCAGGCGCAGAATTGGTCGGCATTGATCCCGAAGGCGAGAACAATGACAATCACGATCGCACCTCGTTCGCCTTTCCGGTGGGCGGCGGTGTGAGCCTGGGGCTCGGAGAGAATGTGACGTTCGACGTGCGCGGCTTGTATCATTACTCCCTTGACGATCGCTACGACGGCCTCGACACCGAAAGCGCGAACGACGCTTTTCTCACCGGCACGGCCGGCCTGACCTGGATCACCGGCGGCAACCCCGACAAAGACGGTGACGGCCTGAGCAAGAAGGAGGAAAAAGCACGCGGTACCAATCCCAATCTCGCCGATACCGATGGCGACGGCTTGAGCGACGGCGAGGAAGTCAATGTTTACAAGACTGATCCCCTCAAGGCCGACTCGGACGGCGATGGCTTGAGCGACAGCGATGAGCTCAAAAAGTACAATACCAACGCCAACAAAGCCGACAGCGATGGCGACGGCCTGAGCGACGGCGACGAAGTGCTGAAGCATCGCACCAACGCCAGCAACGCCGACAGTGACGGCGACGGCCTCAATGACGGCGCGGAGATCAACACGCACAAAACCGACGCCCTGAAAGCAGACACCGACGGTGACGGCCTGAGCGATGGCCGCGAAGTGACGCAAACCAAGAGTGACCCGCTCAAGGCTGATACCGACGGCGGCAGCGTGAATGACGGCGCCGAGGTGACGCGCGGCAGCGATCCCCTGAATGCCGAAGATGACGTGCCGAAAGTCGCCAAAGTCGAAGAGACGTTGCAGGTGGAAGTCGGCAAGGCCATCGTGCTGGAAGGTGTGGTGTTCAAGAGCGGCAGCGCCGAGATTTCGCCGGAATCCGAGGCGATTTTGGTGAAGGCGTTCAACACGCTCAATGAGAATGCCGAGATCGCCGTGGAGATTCAGGGTCATACCGACAATCGCGGCGGCCGGGCGCTGAACACCAGACTGTCGTTGGCGCGTGCCGAGGCCGTGAAGGCGTACTTGGTGAGAAAAGGCATTGCCGCCAACCGCATCACCACCAAGGGCTTTGGCCCGGACAAGCCGGTGGCTTCCAATGACACCGCTGAAGGACGGCAGCAAAACCGGCGCATTGAGTTCTTCCGTGTGAAGTAG
- a CDS encoding DUF937 domain-containing protein: MPSLVEEIIGALGPQVAQQMSSHLGIDRNTAAQILPQVVPLVLGGLKRQMEQRGGAPRVDHILNKYGNPDVLNDIGGLFGMQVRNQNADPRLGGLLGESGVQAAGQIAQRFGLNMETAMKIIPMLAPLVLGLLTQKRDAGGAGSQGLAALLDQDGDGNILDDVADFFMRGLGGGQSNQGGGGGLGDLLGAVLGGGRR, translated from the coding sequence ATGCCAAGTTTGGTTGAAGAGATCATTGGAGCGCTGGGTCCACAGGTGGCGCAGCAAATGTCATCGCATCTCGGCATTGATCGCAACACCGCCGCACAGATTCTGCCGCAAGTGGTGCCGCTGGTTTTGGGTGGATTGAAGCGCCAGATGGAGCAACGCGGCGGCGCACCGCGGGTGGATCACATTCTCAACAAGTATGGCAATCCCGATGTGCTCAATGACATCGGTGGGCTGTTCGGAATGCAAGTGCGCAATCAAAACGCCGACCCGCGGCTGGGCGGCTTGCTCGGCGAATCCGGCGTGCAGGCAGCCGGCCAAATCGCGCAGCGCTTTGGCTTGAACATGGAAACCGCGATGAAAATCATCCCCATGCTGGCGCCGCTGGTTTTGGGCCTGCTCACGCAAAAGCGCGATGCCGGCGGTGCCGGCTCGCAGGGCTTGGCTGCGCTGCTCGATCAAGACGGTGACGGCAACATTCTCGATGACGTCGCCGATTTCTTCATGCGTGGTCTGGGCGGCGGACAAAGCAACCAGGGCGGCGGCGGTGGCCTGGGCGATCTGCTGGGCGCAGTGCTGGGCGGCGGCCGGCGTTAG
- a CDS encoding ATP-binding protein — translation MKSHTAIKTRRPCRRPRLAGLLLPIALAFPLSLPAQHLNAVTYSIEQGLPTNLTKAIFQDTLGFMWIATDAGLVRFDGRNFKTYTENLPDLFIKGFAKTRDRRAFVITDLGISQIDSRGDTTLFKLLLAGSRTHTDSTLHYPKAMFEDKNGALWISEPDAVVRFQNGRLRRFLFEEVYRAGSYSRSFIFVEDGQGRLLVSSQRGYLFRFDAATETFHKIADRRPEATFSIDAMMMRPGNRLWIGSNNGLFELALTPEGKGLSWQPLAFINAGVSSFAEHTDGNLYIGTWREGLYRWRLADGESRPQPVTKLPLVVINDIFAGPEGRLWVSADDGMAVMHETFFAEFELEAESPYIHAVTVDCDGNVLTTNGDAIFRISPSASGFTSKTIFRESASWILALACAGRTIWAGYRDGFLTRHDNGRVEKVVLPQNGNHIISYLMADAQQNLWVCQDPTAGVLRVDHERRVKHYGATEGLNAPLLVVKVSPQGEVYGGGAGAGSYLFRYDPARDRFVNLSVAATGLTPVFAVNDLAFAADGTIFLGSNQGLWQYRDSALQPAAGWQGFRDNMIKSLAVDDSGRVWAGTNHGLTLYTGNQVTRFDRTDGFPSLTMSFRAAVIDSEQRLWIGSSLGLSYWQGAVHRQMPTPAPIFLALRLNERNVLGEAPGGLTFPHNSYLEAAFASLFYPAEKIQYQTRLLGRQETWSPPTPEGKIIIPKIGQGEHTLEVRAQQSGYLWSAPLSFRFVIQPPRYLTWWAFLLYVLTFSVVVAFLANLRVAIRERTQAERALRESEERLRTVVANTPIALLAMNQDGVVTLSEGRGLAALGFRPGEMVGRRVFDLFPEIPELADHVKQALAGKASSAVTEINQDFFEFWYAPLRHANREIAGMIAVAVDISDLKRAEADLQKAKEASEAVLLELKKTNQQLQQSSEHARQMAVAAEAANVAKSEFLANISHEIRTPMSSILGMTELVLDTDLTTQQRKYLQVVEKSAEDLLGVINAVLDFSNIQSGRLALEPANFRLRPCLAAALQAYERRALEQGLQFTFRIAPGTPDDLVGDEARLKQVLAILVDNAVKFTERGEVVVEARRDLTPRPAAAPNAPAEIRLHFTVADTGIGIPLEKQSIIFAPFAQADSSPARKYGGIGLGLSIAAQLVELMGGRMWVESVPDKGSAFHFTAGFGVPEQASLRPFVFPTEPTVVEAEDDLILGEPSWTVTPTAQPLRLLLADDDTTAQESTARLLRKLGHRVVVSGSGKDALSVLAGERFDLALLEVNLPEMNALELVEQLHRRQSETGATTPVIAMSARPTPSERERCLQAGMAGYLIKPIQATELQQSIAALFPAAKEPAE, via the coding sequence ATGAAATCACACACCGCCATCAAAACACGCCGCCCCTGCCGGCGGCCGCGGCTTGCCGGCTTGCTGCTGCCGATTGCGCTTGCCTTCCCCCTCTCCCTCCCCGCGCAGCATCTGAATGCCGTGACGTACAGCATCGAGCAGGGCCTGCCCACCAATCTCACCAAAGCGATTTTCCAGGATACGTTGGGCTTCATGTGGATCGCCACCGATGCCGGCCTGGTGCGCTTCGATGGGCGGAACTTCAAAACCTACACAGAGAATCTGCCCGACCTTTTCATCAAGGGCTTCGCCAAAACGCGCGACCGCCGCGCGTTCGTGATTACCGATTTGGGGATCAGCCAGATCGACTCCCGCGGCGACACGACCTTGTTCAAGCTGTTGCTGGCCGGCAGCCGAACCCACACGGATTCCACCCTGCATTATCCCAAAGCCATGTTCGAAGACAAAAACGGCGCTTTGTGGATCAGCGAGCCTGACGCCGTGGTGCGTTTTCAAAACGGCAGGTTACGACGCTTTCTCTTCGAGGAAGTCTATCGCGCGGGCAGCTACTCCCGCTCGTTCATCTTTGTGGAAGACGGCCAGGGCCGCCTGCTGGTCTCCTCGCAGCGCGGCTATTTGTTCCGCTTTGATGCCGCCACGGAAACCTTTCACAAGATCGCCGACCGCCGGCCGGAAGCCACCTTTTCCATCGACGCCATGATGATGCGGCCCGGCAACCGGCTGTGGATCGGCAGCAACAATGGCCTGTTCGAGCTGGCTCTCACGCCTGAGGGGAAGGGTCTCTCCTGGCAGCCACTGGCATTCATCAACGCAGGCGTCTCCTCCTTTGCCGAGCATACCGACGGCAACCTCTATATCGGCACTTGGCGCGAAGGCCTCTACCGCTGGCGCCTGGCGGACGGTGAAAGCAGGCCGCAGCCGGTCACCAAGCTGCCTCTGGTCGTCATCAACGACATTTTTGCCGGACCAGAAGGCCGGCTGTGGGTGAGTGCTGACGACGGCATGGCGGTGATGCACGAAACCTTCTTTGCGGAGTTCGAGCTGGAGGCCGAGAGTCCGTACATTCACGCGGTCACGGTGGACTGCGACGGCAACGTGCTGACCACCAACGGCGATGCCATTTTCCGCATCAGCCCCAGCGCCAGCGGTTTCACCAGCAAGACGATTTTCCGAGAATCGGCGAGTTGGATTCTTGCTCTGGCCTGCGCAGGCCGGACGATTTGGGCGGGCTACCGCGACGGTTTTCTGACCCGGCATGACAACGGCCGGGTCGAAAAAGTCGTTCTGCCGCAAAATGGCAACCACATCATCTCGTATCTGATGGCAGATGCCCAGCAAAATCTCTGGGTTTGTCAGGATCCGACGGCGGGCGTGCTGCGGGTGGATCACGAGCGCCGGGTGAAGCACTACGGGGCCACCGAAGGTTTGAACGCGCCGCTGCTGGTGGTCAAGGTCAGCCCGCAAGGCGAGGTGTACGGCGGCGGCGCGGGCGCGGGGAGTTATCTGTTTCGCTATGACCCGGCGCGCGATCGCTTCGTCAATCTCAGCGTGGCCGCAACCGGCCTGACGCCGGTGTTTGCCGTCAATGATCTCGCGTTCGCGGCCGACGGCACCATCTTTTTGGGAAGCAACCAGGGCTTGTGGCAATATCGCGACAGCGCGCTGCAGCCGGCGGCGGGCTGGCAGGGTTTCCGCGACAACATGATCAAGTCCCTCGCGGTCGACGACTCCGGCAGAGTTTGGGCCGGCACCAACCACGGGCTGACGCTCTACACCGGCAACCAGGTGACGCGCTTCGATCGCACGGATGGCTTTCCCAGCCTGACCATGAGCTTTCGTGCCGCCGTGATTGACAGCGAGCAGCGGTTGTGGATCGGTTCTTCGTTGGGTCTGAGCTACTGGCAGGGCGCGGTGCACCGGCAAATGCCGACACCCGCGCCGATCTTCCTGGCGCTGCGCCTCAACGAAAGAAACGTGTTGGGTGAGGCGCCCGGCGGGCTGACGTTTCCGCACAATTCCTATCTCGAAGCGGCGTTCGCCTCGCTCTTCTATCCCGCTGAGAAAATCCAATACCAAACCCGCCTGCTCGGCCGGCAGGAAACCTGGTCGCCGCCCACGCCGGAGGGCAAGATCATCATCCCCAAGATCGGCCAGGGCGAACACACGCTCGAAGTGCGTGCGCAGCAGAGCGGCTATTTGTGGAGCGCGCCGCTTTCTTTTCGATTTGTGATTCAGCCGCCGCGTTATCTCACCTGGTGGGCGTTCCTGCTTTACGTCCTCACGTTTTCGGTGGTGGTGGCGTTTCTCGCGAATCTGCGCGTCGCGATTCGGGAACGCACGCAAGCGGAACGGGCCTTGCGGGAAAGCGAGGAGCGGCTGCGCACGGTTGTGGCGAACACGCCGATTGCCCTGCTCGCGATGAATCAGGACGGCGTGGTGACGCTCTCCGAGGGCCGCGGGTTGGCGGCATTGGGCTTTCGGCCGGGTGAAATGGTGGGCCGTCGCGTGTTCGATCTCTTTCCCGAGATTCCCGAGCTGGCAGACCACGTCAAACAGGCGCTGGCCGGCAAGGCTTCCTCCGCGGTGACGGAAATCAATCAGGACTTCTTTGAATTCTGGTATGCGCCGCTGCGCCATGCCAATCGCGAGATTGCCGGCATGATTGCGGTCGCCGTGGACATTTCCGACTTGAAGCGCGCCGAAGCGGATCTGCAAAAGGCCAAAGAGGCCTCCGAGGCGGTCCTGCTCGAGCTCAAAAAAACGAATCAACAGCTCCAGCAATCGAGCGAGCACGCCCGGCAGATGGCGGTTGCCGCCGAGGCGGCCAACGTGGCCAAGAGCGAATTTCTCGCCAACATCAGCCATGAGATTCGCACGCCGATGAGCAGCATTTTGGGAATGACCGAGCTCGTGCTCGATACCGATCTCACAACGCAACAGCGCAAATATCTCCAGGTGGTGGAAAAATCCGCGGAAGACCTGCTCGGCGTGATCAATGCAGTGCTCGACTTTTCCAATATTCAATCGGGCCGGCTGGCTTTGGAGCCCGCCAATTTCCGACTGCGGCCTTGCTTGGCGGCGGCGCTGCAGGCTTACGAACGGCGCGCGCTCGAGCAGGGTTTGCAATTCACCTTTCGCATCGCGCCGGGCACACCGGATGATCTGGTCGGCGATGAGGCGCGACTGAAACAGGTTTTGGCCATCCTGGTCGACAATGCCGTCAAGTTCACCGAGCGCGGCGAAGTGGTGGTGGAAGCCCGCCGCGACCTGACCCCTCGCCCGGCCGCCGCGCCCAACGCTCCCGCCGAGATTCGTCTGCATTTCACCGTGGCGGATACCGGCATCGGCATCCCGCTCGAGAAGCAGAGCATCATCTTCGCACCCTTTGCGCAAGCGGACAGCTCACCCGCACGCAAGTATGGCGGCATCGGCTTGGGCCTCAGCATTGCCGCACAATTGGTGGAGTTGATGGGCGGCCGGATGTGGGTGGAAAGCGTGCCCGACAAAGGCAGTGCGTTTCACTTCACCGCCGGCTTCGGTGTGCCGGAGCAGGCGAGCCTGCGGCCGTTTGTCTTTCCCACGGAACCTACAGTCGTCGAGGCGGAGGACGACTTGATACTGGGGGAGCCGAGTTGGACGGTCACGCCCACTGCCCAGCCGCTGCGCCTGCTGCTCGCCGATGACGACACCACCGCGCAGGAGTCCACGGCCCGGCTGCTGCGCAAACTGGG